The window AAGCTCAGGCGCTTGTAGTGGTTATAGACGGCAACCGAGAGTACTTTCTTAGCGTCGTCTTGACCAATGACATGCTCATCTAGGTACTTTTTCAGTTCTCTGGGTTTGGGAATTTGATTCAACGAGAGACCCGAAGCACGAGCACGACGCTTCTGCGGGGGTTCTTTGGGAGGTACAGGTTGGGGAGCTGGCCCACTGGAGTCGAGCAACTCCTCATCTAGAATTTCGTTACACAGGTCAACGCATTCATCGCAGATGTAGACTCCTGGCCCTGCAATTAGCTTACGCACCTGCTCCTGAGACTTGCCGCAAAACGAACATTTTAGATGGGAGTCGTATTTAGACATATGAAGCCTCTTACTTGATAGGAGTGACAGCCGCTTCCGACTTGGGAAGATTCTGCCTGGTGATGACCTGATCGATCAAGCCATAGTCTTTCGCCTCAGCCGCTGACATAAAGAAGTCGCGCTCGGTATCTGCTTCGATTTTTTCGAGCGACTGACCCGTATGATGAGCCAGTAACTGGTTCAGCGTCCGCTTATGGTAAAGAATTTCTCTCGCTTGGATTTCAATGTCGATCGCCTGTCCCTGGGCACCCCCCAAAGGTTGGTGAATCATGATTCTGGAATTGGGCAGAGCCATCCGTTTTCCGGGCGCTCCGGCGGTCAGGAGAAATGCTCCCATGCTGGCAGCTAAGCCGAAGCATATAGTAACAACATCTGGACGAATTTGCTGCATGGTGTCATACATCGCCATCCCTGCTGTTACCGAACCACCAGGAGAGTTGATGTACAGTTGAATGTCCTTTTCGGGGTCTTCGGCATCTAAAAACAGGAGTTGGGCAATAATGGAGTCAGCGACAGTATCGTCTACCTGCGTCCCCAAAAATATGATGCGCTCTCTTAAGAGCCGTGAGTAGATGTCAAAAGCCCGTTCCCCGATACCGGACTGCTCTACCACCATCGGGACGACGTTGCTAGGGCTAAGGGAGCCAATGTCAAAGGAACTTAAGCTCGTGAACTGGTAGCCGTTGGACTGAGATTGCAGCATAGAACAGACGTTAAAGCATTTTAGTTAGCCGTGGTGCTATCTCACCCCTGCATAAAAGGGGGAATATCACAACTATTCTTCTAGTGTTCATTATGCCTCAATTGCCAGAGGACTGACGGTCTGAGGCATTGGATTTGAGTTTGGGGATCGAGAGAGATAGCCCTCCCATCCCCATCTTTGGGCTATTCAGCGGGTTCGGCTTGTACGTCAATTGTCTGGGACGCAGCCTCAATTTCCGGCTCTTGAGGGACGGTTGCGGTTGGAGATTCTGGTTGAGTTTCTTCTCCTTGTGTCTCTTCTGGTGTCAAGGAACCTTTGGGTACCAATTCAATGGTGGCGTGTTCTTCGAGCCACTTAATCGCTTTCTCTTTAATTAAATCGGATTCAACGACCTCTCGCAGGCGCTTGGGATCGACATCTTGTCCAGAAAGCTGCTCCAACACTTCTTGGGATTTGGCTTCAATCTCCTCTGGCCCAACGGTGAGAGATTCACGTTTCGCAATTTCCTGAAGAGCCAGGGATTGCTTGAGGCGGACAACGGCATCGGGGCGCGATCGCTCTTTCATCTGTGGTAGGGTTTCGGCATTAAACAGCTTGCGTACATCCATCCCATAGCTTTCCATCTGGATCGCCGTTTGGGTCAAAAGAGTTTGGACTTCCTGCTCAATCATCGTCTCAGGCAGATCAATCTCCACTTTCTCTAGGAGTGCCTCTAACAAGGCTTGCTCCTTACTCGCCGCCGTTTCTCGATCCGCTTTTTCCTGAAATTGCTTTTCTAAGGATTCCCGTAACTCAGCCAGCGTTTCCTTTTCACTGACTTCTTGAGCAAAGTCATCATCTAACTCTGGTAACTCTTTTTCCTTGAGTTCTTTCAGGGTGATGGTAAAAAGAGCTGCCTTGCCGGCTAAATCTTCTCGCGGATAATCTTCCGGAAAAGTGAGTTCAACGTCTTTGGTTTCCCCAGGGTTCATGCCCACTATCCCGTGAACGATGCCCTCCAAAAACCGTCCTTCTTCGAGTTCAATTTGAAAGTCTGTGGCTTGTGCCCCTGAGATTTCTGTGGCTTCTTCTCCCTCACCCGTATATCGACCGCTGTAATCCACCACCGCAACATCTCCCATTTGAGCGGGGCGTGATTCCACAGGGATAAGAGTGGCTTGCTCGACACGACGCTGTTCTAAGAACTGATCCACCGCCTCCGGCTCAGGCTGAGTCTCCTCGGCTTTAATACTCAAGCCACTGTAATCTCCTAAGTTAATTTGGGGTGGGACATCAACAGATGCTGAAAACGTTAGAGGTTGTCCCGGCTGAAATCGACTAATTAATTCCTCATAAGTGGAGGTGAGCTTGTAGTTTCCTAGAGCCTCGATCGATTCTTGCTCAATCGCTTGTTTTAGACCATCTTGAACCAAATCTTCGAGTGCGGCTTCTTTAATTCGTTGGTGTCCCAGCCGTTGTAGCAAAATTTGACGGGGTACCTTACCTTTGCGAAACCCAGGAATGTTGGCAGAACGTGAGAGGTTTTGCACGACCTTTTCGTAGGCTTGTTTGGTCGTTTCGGCGGGAATTTCAATCTCCAGACCGATCTGGCTCTTGGGGAGCGGTTCCTGAGTAACTTTCATGGACGCTTTCGTTTCAGACAACTGTTATATAGATTTTGTAAGGATTTAGGGCGGATATTTCAATAGATGCTTAAGCAACCAAGTCCTTTAAGGGTGAAGGCGGGTCTCTCGTGGTATTCTAGTTGCAACCCGTTAAGTATAAGCATCAACCGTTTTTCCTTTGCGTTTGCCCCTTTGGGACACCGCCACGGGTGATCGTCTTTAAGACAACGCTCTAGGCAGTGCTTGTAGTTTCCGTATCTGATGATAGTACATCGGAGCGGGTATTAGGGTTAGCATGACGCATCGATTCAACCGAACGTAGCGAACTTTACTTTGAGCGCCAAAGCGACTTAAGTAGCTACTCAATCGGGGTTTAGAGCATAAGTCGAACGATTAAGCCAAGTCTAGCCGATCGCGTAGCATCAGCCTAGACTAGAAGGAATCAAAGCTATTCCTTTCACGGCAGGCGAAGGGGTCTTGAGGTTTAACCCATTCCAGGATGAAACCTCTGTTGTAGCCAATAGCTCTGACTATCCCTCAAATGGTAGAGTGAGAAACCAGGCTCAAGCGTGTTAAGACAGGAAATAGCAATTTATTAAATTTCATGCCATTTTTAAAACGATGGTGCGCTAGAACGAAACAAAGTTACTAATGTAAGAGTATCCAGTAAACTTAAAAAAAATTAACGACCTATAAACCCTCAATCCCGATCCTGTAGAAAGTATCTCTTTATTAAGTTATTAAGCTCGTTATTCAAGGTGGAGGAAATTCATTTGTCTAATCCAATTCGCGTTGCTATTTTAGGCGCGACCGGTGCAGTAGGCACAGAGTTACTGGAATTACTGCAAAGCCGAAACTTCCCACTCGCTGAGTTAAAGCTTTTAGCCTCACCCCGCTCGGCTGGGCGTACCCTTTCCTTCCAGGGAGAAGAACTGTTAGTAGAGCCTGTATCCGAAAAATCGTTTGAGAATATCGATGTAGTCTTGGCCTCTGCCGGAGGGTCAACGTCGAAAGCTTGGGCTGCCAAAGCTGTTGAGAGCGGCGCGGCCGTGATTGACAACTCCAGTGCCTTTCGCATGAATCCAGAGGTACCCCTGGTCATTCCAGAGGTTAATCCTGATGCGGCAGCGATGCATCAAGGAATTATCGCCAATCCCAACTGCACGACGATTTTGATGGCTGTGGCGGTTTGGCCCCTGCATCAAGTACAGCCTGTCCAACGAATTGTTGCTGCCACGTATCAATCGGCGAGTGGGGCTGGGATGAGAGCGATGGAAGAACTCAAAACCCAGGCGCAAGCTATTTTGCACGGTGAAACTCCGATCACAGAAAGCTTTCCTTACCCATTAGCTTTTAATCTGTTCCCGCACAACACGCCGCTGAATGAGCAGGGGTACTGTGAGGAAGAGATGAAGATGGTCAACGAAACGCGCAAGATTTTTAATGTGCCCCAGCTTAGAGTTAGCGCGACCTGTGTACGGGTTCCTGTACTTCGTGCCCACTCAGAAGCGATTAATCTAGAGTTTGCACAACCCATGTCAGTAGCCACGGCAAGAGAGGTGCTTGCCAATGCCCCTGGAGTGCGACTGGTGGAAGACTGGCAAGCCAATTACTTCCCCATGCCGATTGATGCCTCAGGTCGTGACGAAGTTCTCGTGGGTCGAATTCGTCAAGACCTGTCTCATCCATGCGGTTTGGAACTTTGGCTGTGTGGAGACCAAATTCGTAAGGGTGCTGCCCTGAACGCGGTGCAAATTGCGGAATTGTTGGTTGCGCGCAATTTACTGCGACCAGCAACCACAACAATGGCTCATTAACAAACTGGCAAGATGAAGGGTTGAACGTTGGCAAGTTGAAAGTTGAAGGTTGCTCTGTTTAACCTAATAACCTTCAACCTGATAACCTTCAACCTGATAACCGACACTTATGGCAACGGCTACGCCGAGCAAACCTTTGACCGAGGAGGAATAAAAAAAGGGTGGTCAATTTTGGACGTGTACTAACGGCGATGCTCACGCCCTTCAAGGAAGATGGCAGCGTCAATTATGAAGTTGCTGAGCAATTAGCCACTCATTTAGTGAACAATGGCACAGATACGCTTGTCGTTTGCGGGACTACAGGGGAATCTCCAACCCTGACTTGGGATGAAGAGTACCAGTTATTTCAAGTGATACAGAAAGCCATAGCCGGAAAAGCTAAGGTTATAGCAGGAACCGGGTCAAATTCGACTCAAGAAGCCATTGCAGCGACGCAAAAAGCCGCTAAAATAGGGCTAGATGGATCGTTACAAGTCGTTCCTTACTACAACAAACCACCCCAGTCAGGACTGTATCATCATTTCCAGGCGATCGCGCAAGCCTGTCCTGACCTTCCCTTGATGCTTTACAATGTTCCGAGCCGCACCGGTCAAAATCTCCAACCGGAGACCGTTGCCCGCTTAGCCGAAATCCCCAACATTGTGGCACTCAAAGAAGCCAGTGGTAATTTCGACCAGGCCAGTCAAATTCGGCGTTTGACACCACCTGATTTTGCCCTTTACTCTGGAGATGATTCCTTTACCCTAGCCATGCTGGCAATTGGAGGCACTGGAGTTGTCAGTGTTGCCAGTCATTTAGTGGGTCAAGATCTGCAACAGATGATCCAAGCGTTTGAAGCGGGAAAAATCGTTAGAGCAAGGGAAATTCATCTAAAACTTTTCCCTTTATTTAAAGTTTTGTTCTGCACGACCAACCCGATCCCTCTAAAAGCAGCGCTGAAACTGCAAGGCTGGGACGTAGGTTCTTCACGTCCTCCCCTATGTGACCTGGCAACGGAGTTTAAAGAAGAGTTAGAAAAAGTTCTGATTGAACTTGCTTTGCTTTAAAAAGCTCGGATATTACTATCTACAAAATTTTCACCATAACCTCATAAATGGAATAGATATTACCTATGAATGGCTCTTAATAGTCTTAATAGTCCCTTTCCTACCCTATTCAAAGATGAAAGGGTAGGGGATAGATAAAAAAAGAAAACAGATGGCTTAGGCATCATCTCTTCTGTTCGTAGTGACACTAAACAGATTAGTGCTCAAAGACGAGGAATGGAAAAGCTTTGCATGATGCCGACGGCTTGACGTAACCATAAATTGTTATCTACCCACTCACTGTTCTTTTAGGTTTGAACGATTTTGAATTCCGTAAACAAAGATAAACCCATACCTCAACCTCAAAGGAGGCAAATGACTAACAACAAAAAATCTGCATCAGCCTTAAAAATTATTCCCCTAGGCGGATTGCATGAAATTGGAAAAAACACCTGTATTTTAGAGATCAACGACGAAATTATCCTTGTAGATGCAGGAATTGCTTTTCCCAACGATGAAATGCACGGGGTGAATATTGTTCTCCCAGATATGACCTATCTGCGGGAAAATCGCCACAAAATTAAAGGGATGATTGTCACCCACGGTCACGAAGACCATATCGGCGGCATTCCCTATCACCTCAAGCAATTTGATATTCCCGTCATTCATGGGCCACGTCTAGCCATGGCGTTGCTGCAAGGCAAACTGGAAGAAGCGGGAGTCGCCAATCGCACGGTATTGAAGACAGTGAGTCCTCGTGACATGGTACGAGTTGGCACTTCATTCGTGGTTGAATTTATTCGCAATACCCACTCCATGGCGGATAGTTTCACCATTGCCATCCACACTCCACTCGGTGTCGTGATTCATACGGGAGATTTCAAAATTGACCATACACCCGTGGATGGCGAATTCTTCGATTTCCAACGATTGGCAGAACATGGAGAGAAAGGAGTACTCTGCTTACTCAGTGATTCGACCAATGCAGAAGTCCCAGGACACACCCCTTCAGAAAGTGCAGTTTATCCCAATCTAGACCGCGTTTTCGCTCAAGCACCTGGACGGGTACTGATCACAACCTTTGCCTCGTCAGTGCACCGGGTGAATATCATTTTGCAACTCGCGCAAAAACACAAACGGGTTGTTTCAGTGGTCGGGCGCTCAATGCTCAATGTCATCGCCCACGCGCGTAATCTTGGTTACATCAAGTGCCCGGATAACTTGTTTGAGCCATTACATGCCGTTAGCAACTTACCTCCCGAAAAGGTCGTGATTCTGACGACCGGTTCTCAGGGTGAACCGATGGCGGCAATGACACGAATTGCTAATGGCGAACACCGACAAATTAAAATCAAACAGGGCGATACGGTGGTATTCTCCGCTAACCCAATTCCTGGCAATACTATTGCTGTGGTCAATACCATCGATAAGCTGATGATCCAGGGAGCTAATGTCATCTATGGTCGCGACAAGGGAATCCATGTTTCCGGTCATGGCGCACAGGAAGACCAGAAGTTGATGTTATCCCTAACTCGACCGAAATTCTTTGTGCCGGTTCACGGTGAGCATCGGATGCTGGTGCAACATGCCAAGATGGCTCAGGCGATGGGCATCCCCCCGGAAAATACGGTGGTGATCGACAACGGGGATATCGTAGAAGTCACGGAAAATAGCATTGGAGTCGCGGGCAAGGTGCCATCAGGGATTGAACTGGTTGATCGATGCGGCATTGTCCATGACAACGTTCTCAAAGAACGGCAGCAACTGGCAGAAGATGGTGTTGTTACCGTCGCGGCAGCCGTAGACTGGGAGGGCAAGCTGCTCGCCAAGCCAGAAATCCACCTACGAGGGGTTGTCTCCCTGGTTGAGAAATCCCTGTTGGAACAGTTGGTGATTAAGGCCATTGAAAGGACATTAACGGAGCGCTGGACAGACTTTGCCAAGTCCTTCGAGGGTAGTGAGTTGGAGATCGACTGGGCGGGCTTGCAAGTGCAAATTGAGAATGACTTGCGCCGTTTAGCCCGACGTGAACTTCAGAGTCATCCCCTCGTGGTCTTCTTGCTCCAAGCTCCGGAGGAACCCCCGGTCAAGGTCACGGGGCGACGCCGACGGTCAACAGCAAGGGTGGCTTCCTAGTCTCGCTGGGTACAAAGGATTGACCCCTGCCCAACCGCAAGAGGCGACCGAGGTTGGCGGGAAAAGATGAAGGTTTGTAAAGAATCTAGAAAACCGGGTTGAGTCAGTTCCCTCTCTTCCTCCCTCCTACAGCCCGGTCTACTACAGGACACGTTTGATCAGACTGATTTTGTCCAGGAAGAATTATTCTCTGGCAAAGTCAGTCTTTTGTTTTATGATGTTCACTACACAGATCGGTTATCCTGTTAAGTGATGTTACTGAGACTCTCAATCTAACTTCACAAAAGTTCAGTGAAATTACTAAGGTAATTGCCTTGTGTTTCAGTAACCATATCAATAACCAGCGATATCAGTTTAAAAGTTTAGATAGATACGTCATTCATTTTCGCCCGGATCATTTAGGTTTTTTTACTTACCCGAACCCCTGTTATTCGCGAGCGTGCATCTCAATCAATTTGGCTTTAAGATAAGCTGCTGATTCAGTAGCGATATTGACCCCAGCTACCTAGACCGAGGGTCAGACCACCCAGAACCGCGACACCTGTAATAGTTACAAACAAGCGTTTGACTCTTTTAGCCGACATGTCCGTCCCTACTAGAGTATGGCAATTCACCCAAAAGGGTACCGGAATTTATCCGGTATTGAATGCTGAGCGGTTGTAGGTAAATGACAGGCGATCCAGTTCGCTTTTCCCAAGCACAGGAAAGGAACTATGAATGTATCCGAGCATACAGCAAAGAATCTGACCATTACAAGTTGGGTTTGGACGCAGCCAGCTAAAAATTCTTCTCAATCAACCCCCTCGACCAATTTCCCCAAAGCCAAGAAAACCTTTGACCTACTTCATCCTGTAAGGCAGTGGCTTGATAGTGTTGATGTCAACAGCCCTGAAATGGCGCATCGACTCTGCCAACTCATCCCAGCGCAGTGTCCCTTTGAACGTGAGATCAAACTCTTTGGTCGTACTCTGTTTCATATTCCGCCCATGTGCAAGCTGAATCCGTTGTATGAGGAAGTCGTCGCATTGCGCTTTCGGGCTTTGTGTTACCTCGCTGATGAATGTGGTGAAGATATCTCCGCTTACTGCTAAAATTCCAATTCAAGGATTTTAGTGGAGGGCGTCGGGAAACCGTGCATCTGTAAGACATCATGGCCATCATTGCCCTGAAAGCCTGGTATCTCCAGCAATATGAACCGATTAAAGAACTGGAGAAACGCCCTCATGATTTGCGTCTGAGCAAAAATAGCTTGCTCAAGTCAGGTTTAAGAGCTGACTTTTTAGACGATAGCCAGGATGTGAAACACTCCGTTTGGTTTGGGCGCTACCTGGAAGGGGAAACCGTCGAGTTCTACATCGAAGGCAGTGGTGGTTATGCGATTTCCAACATTGACTTGATTTCTCACGAGATTTATTTCACAAAGCTTGAAGTGATGGCGCAACTAGAACCCATCATTTTTTTGAGCTACCAAAATGAGTACAACGGTTCTAGTGAGGCGCTGCGTAACGCCCTCTCGAAGACTCTGGAAACCTTTAACCCGCGCTCTCGCGTACCCCTCACACTGGAAGAATCCCGACGCCCTGTTGGTGAACCCATGCGCTTAAGCAGCACCCAAATGCGTAAAATCCGCAAAAGTCTGCTGTTTGTTGCCGATGGGACATCAGTCGCTCGAATCGATGGAGACAAAACGCCTCTATTAATTCCCAGCCCTCATGTTTGTGTGGAGATGGGCTATGCCTTAACAGCCAAGCGCACCGAACAAATTTTGCTGGTACAGATGGAACGACCAGACTTACCGGGACAATTTCCCTTTGATTTGCCCAGTTACCAGCAATTGCGGTTTCAACAGCCAAAAGATTTACAACAAACTCTGCCTTCGGTGCTGGAAACTTTGCTGCAACGGTATAGCTTATTGTCGTGAAGGTGTGATTTCCGCCGCCTAGTCGCTGATAATAATTGGGTTACGGATTAAGGATTGTTTTCCATGCCCAGAACCCCAGATGAGTACGCCGTATACATCTTTTTGTCAAGTGGCCACCGGGAAGAAGTACGTTTTGCCACCATTCAAGAATTTCAAAAGTGGTACAGTGGTGAACTGATGCCAAAAGCCACTTCTCAGGACTTCATTAACGTGCCGATCAAAAATATCCAAGGGGAGTACATGGTGCTGCGTCCCTCTAGCGTCACCGCGATTCGGGTGGAACCCGTTTACGCTGGAAGCGTCGATCGCTTTTAGTCAGGGGTCAAGGGTCAGAAGTCAGGGATCGGTTGACCAAGGCGTCATGACCCATGACCCACGAGCAATGGCTAAAGGTTGGAAAATTCTTGGTGAGTATGCGAAAAACAATAACTTGGCTCTCCCTAACTGTAGGGATGGCTTTCTTGAGTGCGAATGGTTTAGCCCTTGCTGATGCGCCGCAGCAACCCGTTAACCTGAAGGCGGGTCAGAGGAATTTAGCGCAGCAACCTGTTAATCCAGCAGCGGGTCAGGTCAGTGTGCCACTGCGACCCCTAAACCTAGATGAAAGTCAGGTCAATCTAAATGCATTGGGTTTAGACGAGCAGTTGTGGGGGAATCCGGGTCAACCGGGAGATCGGCAAGCGCTGTTGAAGTCGATCGACAACAGCTTACGTTTTCTGGCTTCACCCAAGGCGGCTGAGGTTTATCGGAAGTATCCAGTACCAGGGATAACACGCGATCGCGTCCGTCGTTCCCTCGTGCGTTTCCGCCAACTCGTTCGCAATTCCCGTTCTCCTGCCGAGTTACAAGCGGCAGTCCAGCGCGAGTTTGTTTTTTACAAGTCTGTCGGGAAGGACGAACAGGGAACAGTCCTATTTACGGGATACTTTGAACCGATTTATGCGGCGAGTCGCAGGCAAAGTGCCGAGTATCGCTATCCCCTCTACACACTGCCTGCTAACTTCTCCAGGTGGAAGACACCTCATCCAACCCGTGCTGAGTTAGAAGGGGAAGATGGTTTAGGGACAAAGAGCCAACTTAGAGGGGGCGAACTGGTCTGGCTGCGCGATCGCTTAGAGGCATTTCTTGTTCAAGTTCAGGGTTCCGCCCGTCTTCAACTCCCCGACGGCAAGCAGATGACTGTCGGTTATGCCGGCAAGACAAATTACCCCTACATCAGCATCGGGCGAGAATTGGTTAAAGATGGCAAATTGCCCTTGGAGGGATTGACATTACAGGTTCTGATCGATTACTTCCGCGCCAATCCGAGCGAACTGAGTCAATATTTACCCCGCAATCAAAGCTTTGTTTTCTTTAAGGAAACCTACGGGGCACCTCCGACGGGTAGCATTAATGTACCTGTAACCGCAGAGCGATCAATTGCCACAGATAAATCCCTGATGCCACCAGGAGCATTAGCGCTGATTAATGCCCCTATCCCTTACTCCAACGCCACCAATCAACTCGAAACTCGGATGGTGAATCGCTACGTACTCGATCAGGATACGGGTAGTGCGATTCAGGGAGCCGGTCGCGTCGATATCTTTATGGGAACAGGGCCAAAAGCCGGCGATCGCGCCGGGGCGATTAACGGCACAGGAGAACTTTATTACTTGCTGCTCAAAAAATAAAAATGAGTTTCAGCCACCACTCCTGGTCTTGACGCATGATTTCAATGTGTCGAATAAATTCTCGAAAGTAGAATCGGCGTTCAGATTCCGATAAATCATTCCAAAATTGGGGAATGGAAACGGCTTGGGCGATCGCTTGTAAATTGACAGGGGGTAGTGCCGCGAGTCGGGAGCGCAGTTGGGAAATTTCTGCCCGGAGTTTGTAGGCACGTAAATCAGCCGTTTCTGTATCGAGGACACCTGTTGCGGTTAAGGCCGGGAGTTGGGCTAATATTCCCTCATTTTGGGCAATTTGAAGGTCGAGCGATTGTTTTACCCCATCCAAGCTAGGGGTATTCATACTCGCGACGGCACGAGGTAAATCTTGACATATTGCCTCAATTGTGTATAAAAGTATTTTTTCGTAAGCGATCGCACGGCATTTGGGACGCTTGGGGCAGCGAATCGGACGTAGGTAGAGGTATTCTTTGCTGGTGCGGGGTCTTGTGACACTGGTCACCGTCATGTGAGACTGGCACTCCCCGCAGACCACTAAACCCGCCAAAGAGCGAGGGGCGCTGGCGGTACGGGGAGGAAGTCGGCGGTTGCGACGCAGCAGGCGGTCTATCTGGGCGGCTTCTTCTCGGTTGAGAATGGGGTTATGGGTATCAGAAATCACCTCACCATTGTGATAGCCTAAATCACCCCGATAGATGGGGTTGGTTAGCCAACGCCACCCAGTGGACACGGAAATTTTTTTATTGTACTTTTTTTCTAGATATCGCACGGCTCCCCGTAAGGAGCCATACAGGAGAAACTGTTCAAAAAAGTCTTTGACGACAGGGGCTGTCGAACGATCAATGATGTAGCGATCTTTACCGCGTCGATAGCCGTAGGGTGCTTTTCCAGGTGGAGGGAGAGCTTTCAGGCGATTCCGGGCGTGTCCTTGACGAATACGACGGCTAGATTGGTCTTTTTGAATTTCATTAATGAGTTGAAATAAATTTGCCCGAATATTCGGACTATTGGTAGTGGCGAGTTGAGAAGAGTTGTAGGATTGCTCTGTAGCAATGACTTCGATACCCAGAGATTCGAGTTGAGTGAGGCGATCGCTAACTTCTTCTATGGTGTCCCCTAGTGCATCTAAGCGCTGGAGTAATAAGTAATTGGCTGGTTCGACATGGCAATCCGCCAACAACTGCTGCAATTGCTGACGTCCTCCCAAATCTTGATAAATTTGATCCACCTCAAATCCCCAAATCGTTGGGTTCGCTGGGGATTCAAGGAGGGGGTCACTGTAAAGGTAGGCAACAATTTTCATGCAATCGCGATCGCATCCCGTAGGGGTGTAATCCTTTATACCCTAAGCCTGACCTAATTCGATGATGTTACCATCTGGGTCTTGAGTAAACAGCGCAGCGCGACCCGATGCGCTCATTTGTAGAGCACAGCCATGTTCTAATAGCTGGCTTTTGGCGGCATCCAAGTCAGCAACGGATAGGGCGAGGTGGGGGTTACGTCCCCATTTTTCGGGATTTTGCAGTTTTGGTTGAATGGATGAGTCTACCATCAGGTGAATCTGAAAGTCCCCCACCTGATACCAAACGCCTGGATATTTGAGTATGCGCTCTACTTTAGATAATCCTAAAATATTGCCATAAAAATGCTCTGCCTTTTCCAAGTCAGAAACAAGAACAGCGACATGAAGACACTGGGTAATCTGCATCACGAGTTTGAAGGAAGGAATCGAAGGGAGGTTAGTCTGATGCCATTAATTTTGACCTAAATCACCCGCCTAGGCGAACATCGATTCAATATCAGCCTCTTTCTACTCAACAACAGGCATCCCCGCTTCCACACTCAAGGCGCAGTTTCAAGATTTCATTTAATTATGATTAGGCTCTAAGTGCATAAACAAGAAGTTGTACATTCGGCGCTTTCCATGGATTCACTCAACGGGTTGCCAATGTCAATTCTATTTACATCATGACTTGACAACGGAATTATTCCTGATGTCTCAGTGTGGTATGTATGTAAAAGGTTAATTTGTTCCAAGATAAATTCAAATTCGTCAGTGGTTGCAGCGCTGAGGT of the Allocoleopsis franciscana PCC 7113 genome contains:
- a CDS encoding Mo-dependent nitrogenase C-terminal domain-containing protein, with product MNVSEHTAKNLTITSWVWTQPAKNSSQSTPSTNFPKAKKTFDLLHPVRQWLDSVDVNSPEMAHRLCQLIPAQCPFEREIKLFGRTLFHIPPMCKLNPLYEEVVALRFRALCYLADECGEDISAYC
- a CDS encoding aspartate-semialdehyde dehydrogenase, coding for MSNPIRVAILGATGAVGTELLELLQSRNFPLAELKLLASPRSAGRTLSFQGEELLVEPVSEKSFENIDVVLASAGGSTSKAWAAKAVESGAAVIDNSSAFRMNPEVPLVIPEVNPDAAAMHQGIIANPNCTTILMAVAVWPLHQVQPVQRIVAATYQSASGAGMRAMEELKTQAQAILHGETPITESFPYPLAFNLFPHNTPLNEQGYCEEEMKMVNETRKIFNVPQLRVSATCVRVPVLRAHSEAINLEFAQPMSVATAREVLANAPGVRLVEDWQANYFPMPIDASGRDEVLVGRIRQDLSHPCGLELWLCGDQIRKGAALNAVQIAELLVARNLLRPATTTMAH
- the dapA gene encoding 4-hydroxy-tetrahydrodipicolinate synthase, translating into MVNFGRVLTAMLTPFKEDGSVNYEVAEQLATHLVNNGTDTLVVCGTTGESPTLTWDEEYQLFQVIQKAIAGKAKVIAGTGSNSTQEAIAATQKAAKIGLDGSLQVVPYYNKPPQSGLYHHFQAIAQACPDLPLMLYNVPSRTGQNLQPETVARLAEIPNIVALKEASGNFDQASQIRRLTPPDFALYSGDDSFTLAMLAIGGTGVVSVASHLVGQDLQQMIQAFEAGKIVRAREIHLKLFPLFKVLFCTTNPIPLKAALKLQGWDVGSSRPPLCDLATEFKEELEKVLIELALL
- the tig gene encoding trigger factor — its product is MKVTQEPLPKSQIGLEIEIPAETTKQAYEKVVQNLSRSANIPGFRKGKVPRQILLQRLGHQRIKEAALEDLVQDGLKQAIEQESIEALGNYKLTSTYEELISRFQPGQPLTFSASVDVPPQINLGDYSGLSIKAEETQPEPEAVDQFLEQRRVEQATLIPVESRPAQMGDVAVVDYSGRYTGEGEEATEISGAQATDFQIELEEGRFLEGIVHGIVGMNPGETKDVELTFPEDYPREDLAGKAALFTITLKELKEKELPELDDDFAQEVSEKETLAELRESLEKQFQEKADRETAASKEQALLEALLEKVEIDLPETMIEQEVQTLLTQTAIQMESYGMDVRKLFNAETLPQMKERSRPDAVVRLKQSLALQEIAKRESLTVGPEEIEAKSQEVLEQLSGQDVDPKRLREVVESDLIKEKAIKWLEEHATIELVPKGSLTPEETQGEETQPESPTATVPQEPEIEAASQTIDVQAEPAE
- the clpP gene encoding ATP-dependent Clp endopeptidase proteolytic subunit ClpP, whose protein sequence is MLQSQSNGYQFTSLSSFDIGSLSPSNVVPMVVEQSGIGERAFDIYSRLLRERIIFLGTQVDDTVADSIIAQLLFLDAEDPEKDIQLYINSPGGSVTAGMAMYDTMQQIRPDVVTICFGLAASMGAFLLTAGAPGKRMALPNSRIMIHQPLGGAQGQAIDIEIQAREILYHKRTLNQLLAHHTGQSLEKIEADTERDFFMSAAEAKDYGLIDQVITRQNLPKSEAAVTPIK
- a CDS encoding ribonuclease J, producing MTNNKKSASALKIIPLGGLHEIGKNTCILEINDEIILVDAGIAFPNDEMHGVNIVLPDMTYLRENRHKIKGMIVTHGHEDHIGGIPYHLKQFDIPVIHGPRLAMALLQGKLEEAGVANRTVLKTVSPRDMVRVGTSFVVEFIRNTHSMADSFTIAIHTPLGVVIHTGDFKIDHTPVDGEFFDFQRLAEHGEKGVLCLLSDSTNAEVPGHTPSESAVYPNLDRVFAQAPGRVLITTFASSVHRVNIILQLAQKHKRVVSVVGRSMLNVIAHARNLGYIKCPDNLFEPLHAVSNLPPEKVVILTTGSQGEPMAAMTRIANGEHRQIKIKQGDTVVFSANPIPGNTIAVVNTIDKLMIQGANVIYGRDKGIHVSGHGAQEDQKLMLSLTRPKFFVPVHGEHRMLVQHAKMAQAMGIPPENTVVIDNGDIVEVTENSIGVAGKVPSGIELVDRCGIVHDNVLKERQQLAEDGVVTVAAAVDWEGKLLAKPEIHLRGVVSLVEKSLLEQLVIKAIERTLTERWTDFAKSFEGSELEIDWAGLQVQIENDLRRLARRELQSHPLVVFLLQAPEEPPVKVTGRRRRSTARVAS